Proteins from a single region of Bacteroidota bacterium:
- the ruvB gene encoding Holliday junction branch migration DNA helicase RuvB, with product MNENLDASGESFEQEEHDYERALRPLSFGDFAGQEAILDNLEIFVKASNLRDDALDHVLLHGPPGLGKTTLAYILANELGVGIKVTSGPVLDKPGDLAGLLTNLEERDVLFIDEIHRLSPVVEEYLYSAMEDYKIDIMIESGPNARSVQINLNPFTLIGATTRSGLLTAPMRARFGINSRLQYYNSELLSHIVERSAGILKVPIDQRAALEIAGRSRGTPRIANSLLRRIRDFAQIKGDGNIDIEISRFGLKALNVDKNGLDEMDNRILTTIIDKFKGGPVGINTLATAVSENGGTIEEVYEPFLIQEGYLVRTPRGREVTDLAYKHLGKLRNSTSTGELF from the coding sequence ATGAACGAGAATTTAGACGCATCAGGAGAAAGTTTTGAGCAGGAGGAGCATGATTACGAAAGAGCTTTAAGGCCCTTGAGTTTTGGTGATTTTGCCGGACAGGAAGCTATATTAGATAATCTTGAAATTTTTGTTAAGGCATCTAATTTGCGCGATGATGCTCTTGATCATGTTTTGCTCCACGGTCCTCCAGGACTTGGAAAAACTACTCTTGCTTATATTTTAGCAAATGAATTGGGAGTAGGAATAAAGGTTACTTCCGGTCCTGTTTTGGATAAACCGGGTGATCTTGCTGGGTTACTTACTAACCTTGAAGAACGGGATGTGTTGTTTATAGATGAAATACACCGTTTAAGCCCTGTTGTTGAGGAGTATTTGTATTCGGCAATGGAGGATTATAAGATTGATATTATGATCGAATCCGGTCCTAATGCAAGAAGTGTTCAGATTAATTTAAATCCTTTCACTCTTATTGGAGCAACTACCAGATCAGGTTTGTTAACTGCTCCAATGCGTGCCCGTTTTGGAATAAATTCGCGTTTACAGTATTACAATTCTGAATTATTAAGCCATATAGTGGAACGAAGTGCAGGAATTTTGAAAGTTCCGATAGATCAGAGGGCAGCACTTGAAATAGCAGGAAGAAGCAGGGGAACTCCACGTATTGCAAATTCATTATTGAGAAGAATCAGAGACTTCGCCCAGATAAAAGGTGATGGAAATATCGATATTGAAATATCTCGCTTTGGCTTAAAAGCTTTAAATGTTGATAAAAACGGATTGGATGAGATGGATAACAGGATCCTTACAACTATTATTGACAAGTTTAAAGGCGGACCTGTAGGTATAAATACTTTGGCAACTGCCGTGTCTGAAAATGGGGGTACTATCGAAGAAGTATATGAGCCTTTCCTGATACAGGAAGGATATTTGGTAAGGACTCCAAGGGGCAGAGAGGTAACCGATTTAGCTTATAAGCATTTAGGTAAGCTAAGAAACAGTACAAGTACCGGTGAGTTGTTTTAA
- a CDS encoding RDD family protein: MEVKVKTIYVAPKLKRLVAYLIDIIPISFLVYSLFIGFTRYSVLFDEYLELGRSGSLSIESLNPAFIKYTNYINLIVIVIWGLYSAYSETTPWRGTFGKHLMKIKVGNVIGEPLDGETAFKRNVLKIIILSAFPFLALWVVFDKKNRGLYDVIANTLVVSDKDYSDR; the protein is encoded by the coding sequence GAGGTTAGTAGCATATTTAATTGATATTATTCCTATATCATTTTTAGTGTATTCTTTATTTATTGGTTTTACAAGATACTCTGTGCTGTTTGATGAGTATCTGGAACTAGGAAGGTCGGGGAGTCTGAGCATAGAGTCGTTAAATCCTGCCTTTATAAAGTATACAAATTATATTAATTTAATCGTTATTGTAATTTGGGGACTATATAGTGCATATTCAGAAACTACACCATGGCGTGGTACATTTGGTAAACATTTGATGAAAATAAAAGTAGGAAATGTAATAGGAGAACCTTTGGACGGTGAAACAGCTTTTAAAAGAAATGTTTTGAAAATAATTATCCTTTCAGCTTTCCCGTTTTTGGCTTTGTGGGTTGTTTTTGACAAAAAGAACAGGGGCTTGTACGATGTTATAGCAAATACTTTAGTTGTATCGGATAAAGATTATAGCGACAGGTAA